A genome region from Myripristis murdjan chromosome 16, fMyrMur1.1, whole genome shotgun sequence includes the following:
- the nr4a3 gene encoding nuclear receptor subfamily 4 group A member 3 isoform X2, producing the protein MNKRAQLLEQLQFVQLKCTPRDMPCVQAQYGPAPPGSAYSGQSFSYQGDSYSSDLMTPDYTKLDLGGGEISAAAATTSLPSFNVFVEGSYEPKSSCLYQMPAHRPTIKKEEESYPTAPPLEVMSSSSMYFKQSPPSTPTTPSLPPQPGTSFLWEEHSLAPPSHPHSLGSGLETGPIKSPRFPHFYQHSPPHSGGSIGGYEGLGGGLVRTSSSSSSSSSSVSHPHGPPLEQHMYQLHRGAGGSSLAFRSLALGPCGPLLGDSLPSPPPRGQPGEGTCAVCGDNAACQHYGVRTCEGCKGFFKRTVQKNAKYVCLASKNCPVDKRRRNRCQYCRFQKCLSVGMVKEVVRTDSLKGRRGRLPSKPKSPLQTEASPPSPPLSLLSALLRAYSHCTPRDLDYSQFTAADPPTSSSDAQHIQLFYRLLTISMETTRCWADRLPGFSELQHDDQNLLIDSAFLELFVLRLAHRSMLSEDKLVFCNGLVLHRFQCLRGFGEWLDSIRDFSTHLQSLNLDASAFACLAALVLLTEEVPGLKDSKRVEELQNKVVCCLRDHLGFGPSSSSSKAAPPLSRVLGIRAELRSQRTQGLQRIFYLKLEDLVPPPPLIDRFLDTLPY; encoded by the exons ATGAACAAGCGCGCTCAGTTATTGGAACAGCTGCAGTTTGTCCAGTTGAAATGCACACCTCGAG ACATGCCCTGTGTGCAGGCTCAGTACGGGCCCGCCCCGCCAGGCTCAGCCTACTCTGGCCAGTCCTTCAGTTACCAGGGCGACAGCTACAGCTCTGACCTCATGACCCCAGACTACACCAAGCTGGACCTGGGCGGGGGCGAGATCTCTGCAGCGGCCGCCACCACCTCCCTTCCCAGCTTCAACGTCTTTGTGGAGGGCAGCTACGAGCCCAAGTCCTCCTGCCTGTACCAGATGCCTGCGCACAGGCCCACCAtcaagaaggaggaggagagctacCCCACTGCTCCCCCGCTGGAGGtcatgtcctcctcctccatgtacTTTAAACAGTCTCCCCCCTCCACCCCGACCACCCCCTCCCTGCCGCCCCAGCCTGGCACCTCCTTCCTCTGGGAGGAGCACTCCCTGGCTCCTCCGTCGCACCCCCACTCTCTGGGCTCCGGCCTGGAGACAGGCCCCATCAAATCCCCCCGCTTCCCCCATTTCTACCAGCACTCGCCACCCCACAGCGGAGGCAGCATCGGTGGCTATGAGGGGCTAGGTGGCGGACTGGTtcgcacctcctcctcttcctcctcctcctcttcctcggttTCCCATCCTCATGGCCCGCCCCTGGAGCAGCACATGTACCAGCTACACCGTGGGGCCGGGGGCAGCAGCCTGGCCTTCCGCTCACTGGCTCTCGGGCCCTGTGGCCCCCTACTAGGAGACAGCCTGCCTTCACCTCCCCCACGCGGCCAACCAGGTGAGGGcacctgtgcagtgtgtggagaCAACGCTGCCTGTCAGCACTACGGCGTGCGCACTTGTGAGGGCTGCAAGGGCTTCTTCAAG CGCACCGTTCAGAAAAATGCCAAGTATGTGTGTCTGGCCAGTAAGAACTGTCCGGTGGACAAGCGGAGACGCAATCGCTGCCAGTACTGCCGCTTTCAGAAGTGTCTCAGCGTCGGCATGGTGAAGGAAG TGGTACGTACTGATAGCTTGAAGGGGCGCCGAGGCCGTCTGCCCTCCAAACCAAAGAGCCCCCTGCAGACAGAAGcgtcccctccctctccaccccTCAGCCTGCTCTCCGCTCTGCTCAGGGCTTATTCCCACTGCACACCCCGCGACCTCGACTACAGCCAG TTCACTGCAGCAgaccctcccacctcctcctcggACGCGCAACACATCCAGCTTTTCTACAGGCTGCTCACCATCTCAATGGAGACCACGCGGTGCTGGGCTGACCGGCTCCCAGGATTCTCTGAGCTTCAGCATGACGACCAGAACCTGCTCATAGACTCCGCCTTCCTGGAGCTGTTCGTCTTGCGATTGGCTCACAG gtcCATGCTGTCAGAGGATAAGCTGGTGTTCTGTAATGGCTTGGTGCTGCACAGGTTCCAGTGCCTTCGTGGGTTTGGGGAGTGGCTGGACTCCATCCGGGACTTCTCCACCCACCTCCAGAGTCTAAACCTGGACGCCTCTGCCTTCGCCTGCCTGGCCGCCCTGGTGCTGCTCACAG AGGAAGTCCCAGGGCTGAAGGACTCAAAGCgggtggaggagctgcagaatAAAGTGGTTTGTTGTCTTAGAGACCACCTGGGTTTTggcccctcttcctcctcgtccaaGGCTGCACCCCCTCTGAGTCGTGTGCTGGGCATCAGGGCGGAGCTGCGTTCCCAGCGGACCCAGGGTCTTCAGCGAATCTTCTACCTGAAGTTGGAGGACCTGGTACCACCCCCGCCGTTGATTGACCGGTTTCTGGACACTCTGCCCTACTGA
- the nr4a3 gene encoding nuclear receptor subfamily 4 group A member 3 isoform X1, with product MPCVQAQYGPAPPGSAYSGQSFSYQGDSYSSDLMTPDYTKLDLGGGEISAAAATTSLPSFNVFVEGSYEPKSSCLYQMPAHRPTIKKEEESYPTAPPLEVMSSSSMYFKQSPPSTPTTPSLPPQPGTSFLWEEHSLAPPSHPHSLGSGLETGPIKSPRFPHFYQHSPPHSGGSIGGYEGLGGGLVRTSSSSSSSSSSVSHPHGPPLEQHMYQLHRGAGGSSLAFRSLALGPCGPLLGDSLPSPPPRGQPGEGTCAVCGDNAACQHYGVRTCEGCKGFFKRTVQKNAKYVCLASKNCPVDKRRRNRCQYCRFQKCLSVGMVKEVVRTDSLKGRRGRLPSKPKSPLQTEASPPSPPLSLLSALLRAYSHCTPRDLDYSQFTAADPPTSSSDAQHIQLFYRLLTISMETTRCWADRLPGFSELQHDDQNLLIDSAFLELFVLRLAHRSMLSEDKLVFCNGLVLHRFQCLRGFGEWLDSIRDFSTHLQSLNLDASAFACLAALVLLTEEVPGLKDSKRVEELQNKVVCCLRDHLGFGPSSSSSKAAPPLSRVLGIRAELRSQRTQGLQRIFYLKLEDLVPPPPLIDRFLDTLPY from the exons ATGCCCTGTGTGCAGGCTCAGTACGGGCCCGCCCCGCCAGGCTCAGCCTACTCTGGCCAGTCCTTCAGTTACCAGGGCGACAGCTACAGCTCTGACCTCATGACCCCAGACTACACCAAGCTGGACCTGGGCGGGGGCGAGATCTCTGCAGCGGCCGCCACCACCTCCCTTCCCAGCTTCAACGTCTTTGTGGAGGGCAGCTACGAGCCCAAGTCCTCCTGCCTGTACCAGATGCCTGCGCACAGGCCCACCAtcaagaaggaggaggagagctacCCCACTGCTCCCCCGCTGGAGGtcatgtcctcctcctccatgtacTTTAAACAGTCTCCCCCCTCCACCCCGACCACCCCCTCCCTGCCGCCCCAGCCTGGCACCTCCTTCCTCTGGGAGGAGCACTCCCTGGCTCCTCCGTCGCACCCCCACTCTCTGGGCTCCGGCCTGGAGACAGGCCCCATCAAATCCCCCCGCTTCCCCCATTTCTACCAGCACTCGCCACCCCACAGCGGAGGCAGCATCGGTGGCTATGAGGGGCTAGGTGGCGGACTGGTtcgcacctcctcctcttcctcctcctcctcttcctcggttTCCCATCCTCATGGCCCGCCCCTGGAGCAGCACATGTACCAGCTACACCGTGGGGCCGGGGGCAGCAGCCTGGCCTTCCGCTCACTGGCTCTCGGGCCCTGTGGCCCCCTACTAGGAGACAGCCTGCCTTCACCTCCCCCACGCGGCCAACCAGGTGAGGGcacctgtgcagtgtgtggagaCAACGCTGCCTGTCAGCACTACGGCGTGCGCACTTGTGAGGGCTGCAAGGGCTTCTTCAAG CGCACCGTTCAGAAAAATGCCAAGTATGTGTGTCTGGCCAGTAAGAACTGTCCGGTGGACAAGCGGAGACGCAATCGCTGCCAGTACTGCCGCTTTCAGAAGTGTCTCAGCGTCGGCATGGTGAAGGAAG TGGTACGTACTGATAGCTTGAAGGGGCGCCGAGGCCGTCTGCCCTCCAAACCAAAGAGCCCCCTGCAGACAGAAGcgtcccctccctctccaccccTCAGCCTGCTCTCCGCTCTGCTCAGGGCTTATTCCCACTGCACACCCCGCGACCTCGACTACAGCCAG TTCACTGCAGCAgaccctcccacctcctcctcggACGCGCAACACATCCAGCTTTTCTACAGGCTGCTCACCATCTCAATGGAGACCACGCGGTGCTGGGCTGACCGGCTCCCAGGATTCTCTGAGCTTCAGCATGACGACCAGAACCTGCTCATAGACTCCGCCTTCCTGGAGCTGTTCGTCTTGCGATTGGCTCACAG gtcCATGCTGTCAGAGGATAAGCTGGTGTTCTGTAATGGCTTGGTGCTGCACAGGTTCCAGTGCCTTCGTGGGTTTGGGGAGTGGCTGGACTCCATCCGGGACTTCTCCACCCACCTCCAGAGTCTAAACCTGGACGCCTCTGCCTTCGCCTGCCTGGCCGCCCTGGTGCTGCTCACAG AGGAAGTCCCAGGGCTGAAGGACTCAAAGCgggtggaggagctgcagaatAAAGTGGTTTGTTGTCTTAGAGACCACCTGGGTTTTggcccctcttcctcctcgtccaaGGCTGCACCCCCTCTGAGTCGTGTGCTGGGCATCAGGGCGGAGCTGCGTTCCCAGCGGACCCAGGGTCTTCAGCGAATCTTCTACCTGAAGTTGGAGGACCTGGTACCACCCCCGCCGTTGATTGACCGGTTTCTGGACACTCTGCCCTACTGA